GATTCCCGCGCTGGGCCAGGGTTTCGACGCCGTCGAGGAGCTGGCGAAAAGTCATCGGTTGTTTTCGATTATAGACACCGCAGGACGCGTTTTTCCGGGGCTAACGCCCCGCCTGGCGCCGCACCTACGCGGGCAGAAACCCCGCTCTCGCACCCAAAACCCAAGAGCTGCTTTCCCACCCAAGACCCGAACTCCGCTTTCCTACTCAAAAACCCAAGCCCCGATTTCCCACCTGAACCTGGCTGAGCTAGCGCGTGAAGCGCACCGCCACGCGGGCTCCGGCCGGAATCCGGGTGCCCGGCGGAGGGGCCTGCTCGCGGGCTACTCCACTGCCCACCACATCCAGTTCGATGCCAGCCTGCTGCGCTACGACCAGGGCTTCGCGCAGCGGCTTGCCGATCAGCGACGGCACTAACACGCCGCCTTCGGGATCGAGCATGACGGTGCCGCTGGCAGGCGGCGGAAGGGGCGGCGCCTCAAGCGGCGGAGCGGCATCCGGCCGGCGTTCTGGTTGCGCAGCCACCAGCAAGCGGGCCTGCGGCTGGGCCGCAGGTCGCTCATGCGCCGGCGGCGCGGCAGACGCGGCTTCCAGTCCCTCGCCGCTCCACGCCGGATGGTCGGGCGAGCCTTCGGAAATCTCATCATCGCTGACGGAGGCGGCCGCCCGCAGCATCTGTTGCTGGCGTGGGAGCTCGATATCATGTGGCACGCGCAGGTAGGCCAGCACCTGCTGGGCGACGCGCGCGAACACCGGAGCCGCCACCTGTCCGCCCTGGCGCGGACCTACCGGCGAATCCAGGATCACGGCCACCGCCACGGCCGGCTGGTTCACCGGAGCAAAGCCGGCGAAGGAAGCCACGTGCTTCCAAGAGGAGTAGGCCCGCGTGGAAGGATCGATCTTCTGCGCCGTCCCGGTCTTCCCGGCCGCGGTGTAGCCTTCCAGGATGGCGCGGCGGCCGGTTCCGTGAAGCACCACGCCTTCCATCATGCGCTTCATCTGGATGGCGGTCTCCGGCGATATTACGCGCCGCTGCTCGGCAGGCTGGAAGACGACCTTCTGCAATCCGTCCTTCTCGCGCGTAATTCCCGCCACGATGCGCGGGGCGGTCCACACGCCGTCGTTGGCGATACTGGAGATGAGCGCGATCAGTTGGAGCCCGGTGATGCCGATCTCCTGCCCCATGGAGATGGCCCCGATGGACACCTTGGACCAACGGTTCACCGGCTTGGTGAGGCCGCGGCTCTCGCCCGGCAACTCGATGCCCGTAGGCTGGCCGAATCCGAACCGCCGGATGTACTGGTCGAAACGCTCTTCGCCCAGGCGCAGCCCGAGCTTGATGGTGCCCACATCGCTGGAGTGGGCCAGGACGTCGCTGACGGACAGCACGCCGAAGGGCTTGTGATCGCGGATGCGCATGCTGCCCAGGTAGATGGCGCCCATCTGACAGTCGATCATCTCCGAAGGCCGGGTGAGTTTCTCTTCCAGTGCCCCGGCGATGGTGACCAGCTTGAAGGTGGAACCGGGCTCATAGACATCGCTGACCGCCCGGTTCTTCAGCGCCTCCGGGGAAGACTTGCGGAAAGTGTTGGGATTGAAGGTTGGCCTGCTGGCCAGCGCCAGAATCTCCCCGGTGTGCGGGTTCTGGACGATGATGGTGCC
This genomic stretch from Terriglobales bacterium harbors:
- a CDS encoding penicillin-binding protein, with amino-acid sequence MAGNGNGNGVPRRLLLLALGLFLWAGLIGLRLIDLQILQYGELLERAQRQQQRTIEVAPRRGIVYDRNGQELAMSVTVDSVFAVPSEIPDQETAAQLLARVLGTEAGDIQAKLKSSRGFAWIARKVDAETSQRIRALNLRGIYFQKESKRFYPKRELAAQVLGYVGMDDEGLGGIEYAFDQQLRGAPGRMMISVDARRRWFGRVEREPAPGQNVVLTLDEKIQYIAERELDEAMRQTRSAAGTIIVQNPHTGEILALASRPTFNPNTFRKSSPEALKNRAVSDVYEPGSTFKLVTIAGALEEKLTRPSEMIDCQMGAIYLGSMRIRDHKPFGVLSVSDVLAHSSDVGTIKLGLRLGEERFDQYIRRFGFGQPTGIELPGESRGLTKPVNRWSKVSIGAISMGQEIGITGLQLIALISSIANDGVWTAPRIVAGITREKDGLQKVVFQPAEQRRVISPETAIQMKRMMEGVVLHGTGRRAILEGYTAAGKTGTAQKIDPSTRAYSSWKHVASFAGFAPVNQPAVAVAVILDSPVGPRQGGQVAAPVFARVAQQVLAYLRVPHDIELPRQQQMLRAAASVSDDEISEGSPDHPAWSGEGLEAASAAPPAHERPAAQPQARLLVAAQPERRPDAAPPLEAPPLPPPASGTVMLDPEGGVLVPSLIGKPLREALVVAQQAGIELDVVGSGVAREQAPPPGTRIPAGARVAVRFTR